The Vibrio aerogenes nucleotide sequence CGGCATGACGAAACTGATAGCCGTGAGGCATCTGATACAATGCGGTTTTTCTGTCAGCAGGCACCGGCAACAAATCAAAAATCACCCCGCCATCATTATTCAGGACCACAATCACAAACGGTACATCACTCTGACCGAGCAACGCCATCGAATTGATATCATAGAGAAAGGAAGTGTCGCCCATCAACAGAATCAGTGGCTTCTTCCTGTAACGCTGAACTCCGGTTGCAGTTGCAATCACCCCATCAATGCCCGAAGCGCCCCGGTTAGAAAAAACAGCCCGGTTTTGGTGCCGGACAAACATATCAACCAGACGAACGATGAGACTATTACCGATAAATAAGTCCGCTTTTGGGGTCAGTTCAGCCAGTGTTGCAGCCACTGCGGTTTCAGACAGATGTTCACTCTGTTCCGCCACCTGCCGGATCACCGGAGGTATCAGACGAATCACCGGCAAAAGATGATCAGCCCATCCGGCACCGGAACCCGGTAATAAATGCCGGTTCATATTGTCTGCCCACTGGCAGATATCAGCGATCACTTGTTGCTGTGGCAGATGAAACTGATTGTCACGGTGCTTATCCGGTGAAACGTAAATATACTGGCATCCTCCCGACACCTGTTGCTGCAACCAGTCATTAAGCCGTCTGGATACCAGCCGGGAGCCAAACTGAATCACCACCTCACATTCAGATAATTTTTGTGCCAGCAACGGATGCTGGAGCCACACATCATAATACGCCCAGTCACTGCCGACCCCGCTTTGCGAATCACACAGCACCGGCCAGCCCAGTTGCTGGGCAAACTGTTCAGCCCGGTATGAAGACGCAAGATCCAGCGAACCGATAATCACCAGTCCCCTGAGTTGCAGCATCTCCGGATCAATCGTTGCCGTCATCACCTCCGGCGGCATTGCCTGAGAACTATAGGGAGAAGCGCAAGACAGCCAGTCCTGAACGCTGGCAAAATACGGATTATCTGATGAAGGGTGCGAGTCACTATAAAGCGGTTCAGGGAAAGGACAGTTAAAGTGAATGGCTCCGCCAGACAACTTCTGACCGAACATCGCCTGATCAACTGTCGTCAGCAACCAGCCCGGCGGGATGGAAGCGGATGGTGACGGCAGGTCAACAAACCGGGTCACATGCTGTGAGAAAATCCCGCGCTGTTCAATGGCCTGATTCGCACCACAGTCGATCAGCTCCACCGGGCGATCAGCCGTCAGCACCACCAGTTTTTCCCCCGTCAGACGTGATTCTGCAATCGCCGGAAGTAAATTAGCAACCGCTGTCCCGGAGGTCACAATAATCACCACAGGCTGCTGGCTGGCCTTTGCCAGTCCGAGTGCCAGATATCCGAGCCCGCGTTCATCAAAATGGGTATGAAGGTTTAGTTTTGGGTTATCATCCGCTTCCAGTGTCAGCGGCGTTGAGCGTGAGCCGGGAGCCAGACAGACTTCAGTCACACCCAAACGGGATAATTCTTCCAGTAAAATCCGGCTCCACAGACGGTTCATTATAGCCTGATCCACAATCTTTTATCTCCGTTGTTTCATTCGGGTTCATGGCAGATTACTGCTCGTCATCTGCCATTAAACTCAGTAAAGTTGACATTTTCCTGTTCAGTTCCTGCCACTCTTCCTTCGCAACAGATCCGGGCACAATACCTGCCCCTGCGTATAATCTGATTTGTTCTCCGACAATCAGAGCACTGCGGATAGCCACACAAAACTCTGCTTTTTCATGACTGATATAACCAATCGCCCCGGCATACCAGCCACGGGAGAATGGCTCTTCCTGTGCAATAAATGCCTGCGCAGCCGGACGCGGATATCCGGCAACGGCAGCCGTTGGCTGCAGGCTGCTGAGCAAGTGAACACCGTTAACACCAGCCTTCAACCGGGCATGAATACGGCGCTTCAGATGCTGAACCCGGCTTAATTTTATCAGCCGGGGCTGTTCTACGGTGTCAATCTCCAGAGAAAGCGGCGTCAGATGATCCACAATATCATCCACCACATATTGATTTTCCTGAATATTCTTATCATCGTGTATCAGCCAGTCGGCCAACTCTTGATCCTGTACCGGGGTTTGTCCGCGGCCCGTTGTTCCGGCCAGCGCTTCCGTCTCTAATGATTGCCCGACCCTCAGATAAAGACGCTCAGGCGTTGAACCTGTGAAGCTTCGCTGCCCATCCACAGCCAGCAAAAAATGAAAGCTGTGATGATTCTGCCGGCAGCTGGCTTTCAATAATTGAGCGGCCCGGACCGGCGTTTTCAAACCGTATGAAGATTGCCTGGCCAGCACGACTTTATCAAAGGCACCCTGCTGTATCTTTGATAAAGCTTTATCCATTAAATCACACCACTGCTGTTCATCCGGCTGATGCACAACAGACTGAATACCTGTTTTCACCGGTTTCAGTTCCGGAACATTCATCACCAGCTGTTCCAGTGCATCAATCGCCCGCGACTGATTCAAAGCAAACTGGCTTTCAGCGCTGTTATTTTTGCAGCATTGATTTTCAGGCACTTGATTTTCACAAAATTGGTTTTCAGAACATTGCTCACCGGGAGACTGATTGCCTGAACACTGATTACCTGGAAACTGATTATCTGAAAACTGATCAGAGGACAAAGGATTTCCCGACAGATTCACAGCGAGAATCCAGACATCGCCATCACGAATCAGTTCCACCAATGGCATGAAAAAGAAAGATTCCGGACAACCCGGCGATTTATCTGTTCCGCCGTCAAATGAACGACCTCCCCAGATTCTCTGTCCGGCAGAGATCACTGAATAGGCAGGCGCCGGATCATCAAACCGATAACACTGTCCCAAAGCGACCACTTCTTCCTGACCTTCCCGGTCCTGCCAGTAAAATTTAGGGAACAGTGTCTGACATTCAAGCCAGTCCGGTAAACCAAATGACGGTGGTGCAGAAAGAGTCAGCGTGCACCGCAGTGTTTTATCTGAAGAGTGTTGAACCTGATTTATCAGTTGGCGAACAGCTTGATGAAAATGAACCAAAACGACCTCAATACGCAGAAGACAACAGCCTGTTTATTGATAATATTATTTTCAATCAACAGAACTGACCGGCATTTTAAGCCAGTGGCATGAAAAGCTCCAGAGGATTCCTTGCCGGAAGCATCAGATTCCCTCCGGTCAACCGTGATTTTCTGACTCATTCCGCAAAAACCGGGATCCGCTTTCCGGCTTCTTTCATTTTCAGGCTCAAATTCAGCAACCGTCATTCAAACCATCATGCATGAGATAGTAAACTTATCCCGGATATCACTCACAACAACCTGATTTACACCTGATTTACATCTGAGTGTCATAGAGACCAACATGAATAAAAGACAACACGACAACGCACAAAATCAGTGCACCCCGTCAAAGATGCACCATAAGAATGCAAAAATGTGCCATATAGACTTTCATACAAATTCAAGGGTAAAATGGCTCAAGCGAAGGCGAAAACCTCTTTAAATCATTTAAAATCATAATCTTATAATAATTCCACAACGCGCCTGACCGAACAAATATGCAACGAAGATATTAAACTCACTTGTCTACATTTTTTCATTATCTGAAAATTATTTTATTATTTGAGATTTTTTCCCGAAAAAATTCAGCCTTCCGCAAAAAGACATTTGCCCCAATAAAAAAATTATGATTAAAAATCATCAGGTTAACATGAAAAGCTGACAAATTTCACCAAAATGAATCTCATCTGAAATCAATTCCATCATCTCAATCAAGGCTCGCATCTTGAGCTGAGATATGATATCAAGAAAAAAACCATGAAAAGTGCTTACAATACAACATATTATATATGGAATATGTTTATCTTTTTATCCATATTGATAAATAGATAATATGGTTATTTTTTAGACGAGTTGTATAGACATATTAACAGGACCGCGAAGAAAAACCATGCAATGGCGTATCTTTTGCAACTGTATATCAGTCATTTATCCACTCATGTGCAATGAATCATCCGATGATCATCCGGATATCACTGAAGAGATACACATTAAAATGCATGTTGGAAAGCTGGTTATCCGCGGGAAACAAGATAGTCGGAAACGTATATATCCAAAACTTAGAATGGAGAAGTTTTAATGATAATTAAGGACAAGTTTTTTAAAGCCGCTTTACTTGCAGCAGCAATCACCACCTCAGGTTCGCTTTATGCGGCAGGGCCACACGGCACACTCAATGTTGATATCGACGGACCAGCAACCGGGTTTGATCCTGCAAAAGTCGGTGACAACTATTCAATGCAGGTCGTAGGAAATGTTTATGACACCTTATTAACCTATGACTATCTGGCGCGTCCGGTCAAACTTGTTCCCAATGTCATTGAATCTATGCCTCAGATTACGAATGGCGGTAAAACATACACATTCAAAATTAAACCCGGTATTTATTTTGCTGATGATCCGGCATTTAAAGGAAAAAAGCGCGAACTGGTCGCAGCTGACTATGTTTACTCACTGAAACGAATTCTGGATAAAACCATCAACTCTCCAACCAACTATCTGTTGGCTGGCAAATTTGTTGGCGCAGATAAGCTGGTGAAAGCTGCTGGTAATGGCCCTTTGAATTACGATACAAAGATTGAAGGGATCAAAGCATTAGATAAATACACATTGCAGCTCAATCTGAAAGAGCCAAACTTCAACTTCTCAGTCATTATGGCAATGCCTTCTTTCGGCGCTGTCGCACGGGAAGTCATTGAAGCGAATGCAGCAAATACCAATGCGCACCCGGTCGGAACCGGCCCTTATACGCTATCAGACTGGAAACCCGGTAATCTCATTTCGCTGACTGCCAATCCAAACTTCCGTCATAAAGTGTTTGATTTCAAACCCGATCCATCGGATCCGGTTTCGGTCAAAGTTGCCAAAGAAATGCATGGCAAAACCATCCCGCAGATTAAGAACATCAACATTCATATCATTGAAGAAGAGCAACCGGCATGGCTGGCTTTCCTGAACAAACAGCTGGACTTATCCGGTATCCCGCAGCCAGCATACAAAGAAGCGCTGGTGATGAACCCGGACAACCCGCAAGACGTCAAACTGGCGAAAAAATTTGTTGATCAGGGCATCAGCCTCCAGCGTACCAAGCTCTTGGAAATCACCTTCTATTTCTTCAATATGGAAGATCCGGTTGTCGGCGGCTATACACCGAAGAAAATCGCTCTGCGTCGGGCGATTGCCATGGCTTATCCGCGTGCAGAAACCATCGCCCGTATCCGCCGTGGTCAGGCAACGCCGGTCAACTACATCATTCCTGAAGGTGTGGCAGGCCATAATCCGAATGTGACAAGTGCAGTTCAATATAACCCGGCCAAAGCCAATGCACTGCTCGATGCAGCCGGTTATAAAATCGGTGCGGATGGTTTCCGTACCCAGCCTGATGGTTCACCGTTATCGGTTGAAATGGGAACCGGAACCGCAGCAATTGACCGGGAATGGAACGAATTCTGGCAACAGACGTTTGATGCCGTCAAAATTAAGCTGACGTTTAAAACCGGCAAATGGAACGAACTGGCGAAAATGAACCGGGAAGGCAAACTCCAGATGTGGGGACTGGCCTGGTTTGCCGATTATCCGGACGGTGACAACTTCATGCAGATGTTCTACGGCCCGAATACCGGAGATTCCAACTGGTCAGGGTTTAACCTGCCAGCCGTCAATAAAGAGTACGAAGCCAGCCTGAAGCTGCCAGACGGACCTGAACGTCAGAAACTGTATGACAAAATTAACAAACAGGTCGCGCAATATCAGCCTTTTATCATGGGGGATACCCGGATTTCCAGCTCTGTCACTCACGATTATGTTCATGGGTACAAAAAACATCCGATCATCGGCTCCTGGCGTTATATGTCACTGGATGAGAAAAAATAAATTCATCCTTAATCGTTATATCTAGCTGTATATCATTCGATACGACCCGGTTCCATTGCGTCGTATCGAATGTTGTTGTACCAGGAGAATTCATGCTTTCTTATATTATCCGCAGAAGCTGGCAAATGATTCCGACCCTGCTTGGCGTTATGTTGCTGCTGTTTATACTTTATTCGTTAGTTGGTGGTGACCCATCCTACATTCTGGCCGGTAAAAGCCTGAACGCTGAAATGCTCGCCAGTATCCGGGCACAACTGGGGCTGGATAAGAGCCTGCCGGAACAGTTTCTTATCTTTATCAAACAGGTGCTGACGATGGATTTCGGCACTTCATGGTCAACTCAACAGCCGGTGTCCGAAATTATCGGCAACCGGGTCGGCCCTTCGGTCATGTTACTGCTGACCTGGCAAATCTTCTCGCTGTTTTTCTCACTGCTGATAGCTGCATCCGTTGCTTACTATAACGGCAGTATTTATGATCGCACTGTCACTATTCTTTCCACGTTTGCGATGTCTATCAGTATTCTGGTTTATATTATCGCCGGGCAATATTTTCTCGCTTATAAGCTCCATTGGTTTCCGGTCTTTGGCTGGGGTGACGACCTGTGGGAAAACCTCCTGATTTATATTCCGCTGCCACTACTGATCGGACTGACGGTCAGCATCGCGCCCGACACCCGGTTTTACCGCACCTGTTTTGTCGAAGAGATTAACCATGACTATGTGCGCACAGCACGGGCGAAAGGTTTACCGGAACGAAAAGTCATCTTAAAACACGTGATGCGTAACGCATTGATTCCGATTGTCACCGGTGTGATGTCTTCTCTGCCTTATATGATTACCGGCTCAGTCCTGATGGAACGTTTTTTTGGAATTCCGGGGCTGGGTAATGAAATACTCAAGGCGGTGAACAACAGTGATTTCCCGGTCATTAAGGCCATTACGATTTATCTGGTGATTGCCATTATGATTTTTAATCTGCTTGCAGATCTGATCTATAAGCTGGTTGATCCACGCGTGAAACTGAAATAGGAAGGACAGACCGTGAATTCTCAAACCAATGAACTCAGTCTGGACGCAGAATCAACCGTATCAGACGCACCAGCCCGCAGTCTATGGCGCCTTGGCTGGCAACGATTAAAGAAAGATAAAGTCGGCTATATCAGCCTGTTTATTGTCATCTTCTATTTATTATTATCTCTGGCCGGATGGATGAACCTGATCGGTTCTGACTGGCGGGAAGAAATTGCACTGCCGTATGCGCCACCCACCTTTGCCAGCTGGGAAAAACGCGGCACGGAAGTCAAAGCCAGCAGCATTCAGGGGGTTGAACAGGAAACCCTTGAAGCAGATGCAGATGATCCGCTGGCTGCTTTAATGGCGGAAGCGGATACCAATGAAGATCAGTATGAAACAGAAACGGTACAAAAAGCCGATTCGCTGATTCTGGGCGCAGATGGTCGCGGACGCGACATTCTGCAAAAAACCTTAAAAGGTACTTCAGTATCGGTCACAGTGGCTCTGTTCGGCTCTCTCTGTGCGATTATTATCGGAACCATTTTAGGCGCACTGGCTGGTTATTTCGGCAAATGGGTCGATGACCTGCTGATGTGGTTTTACAGCATTTTCACCTCCATTCCGGACATGCTACTGCTGCTCTCTTTCGCCGTCGTATTTTCCCGCGGCATTGACACGCTGATTATCATCTTCGGTCTGACCTCATGGACTTATGTTTTCCGGATTATGCGGGCAGAATTTATGAAGCATAAAGACCGGGAATATATTCAGGCCGCCGATGCGATTGGTGCCGGACACGCCCGCAAGATGTTCCTGCATATTCTGCCGAACGTCAGTCATTTGCTCCTGGTGCAATTCTCTATTCTGACTGTCGGTATGATCAAATCAGAGGTGGTGCTTTCTTTTCTCGGATTCGGGGTCAGTATTACCCAGACCAGCTGGGGCTCGATGCTGGCAGAAGTGCCGTCCGAACTGCTTCAGGGCTATTGGTGGCAGATGGTCACAGTCACTGTGTTTATGTCCATTCTGGTCACCGCCTTCAGTCTGCTGACAGACAGTATGCGTGACGCGTTAGACCCGAAAGTGAAGTGATGAGGGAAGCATAATGAACAAACCTTTATTATCCGTGAAGAATTTAAAGGTCGACTTCAGACTGGAAGATGGCGACCTGTTTCACGCATTAAAAACCATTAGTTTTACCGTACCGGAAAACACTACTGTAGCGCTTGTAGGAGAATCCGGTTCCGGCAAGTCCGTGACTTCCATGGCATTGATGGGCTTACTCCCGGTATCAAATACACTCATCTCTGAGCAAAGTCAGATTGAGTTTGATGGCCGGGATGTACTCAAGATGTCGAAAAAAGAGTTGCAAACCCTGCGTGGCAGCGATGTTGCGATGATTTTTCAAGAGCCCATGAGCTCGCTAAATCCGGTATTCAGTATTGGTGATCAAATTATTGAAACCCTGCTGGAACATAAAAAGATCAGTAAAAAAGCCGCCAGAGAGAGGGCGATTGAACTGCTGACGGAAGTCGGTCTGCCTGATCCGGCCAACCGGCTCAAAGCTTATCCGCATGAGCTGTCTGGCGGGCAGCAACAGCGGGTCATGATTGCCATGGCAATCGCCTGTGAGCCTAAATTGCTGATTGCAGACGAACCCACCACCGCGCTGGACGTGACCATTCAGAAACAGATTCTGGAACTGATCGCAGACATGCAGAAAAAGCATCAAATGTCGGTGTTATTTATCACCCACGATCTGGGTGTTGTGGCTGAATTTGCCGATCAGGTCGTGGTGATGCGCCATGGTCATATCTGTGAACAAGGGGATATCAAAACCATTTTCACGCAACCGGAGCATCCTTATACCAAGGCGTTGTTAAACTGCCGTCCGACACTCGATTACCGCCCTGAACGACTGGCAGTAATTGACGACTTTCTTCAGGAAGGCAACTATCAGATGCCGGCAGAACGCTCACGTGGCTACAAGTCCGACGGCGATATCGTTCTGGATGTCAAAGACCTGCGTAAATATTTCCAAATCAGAACCGGGTTGTTCAGCCACCGGGATTTAAAAGCGGTCGATGGCGTCTCCTTTCAGCTGCAGCGTGGTAAAACACTCGGGATTGTCGGGGAATCAGGTTCAGGTAAATCCACTGTCGGACATACCATTATGCGTCTGTTTGAGCCCACATCCGGCCAGGCCTTTTACCGGGGTGATGATCTGCTGAGTATGACCGATGAGGAATTTAAACCCCTCAAACGCCGTGTGCAGATTATCTTCCAGAATCCTTATGCTTCACTCAATCCGCGCTTTACGGTCGGGCAAATCCTGACAGAGCCGATGATGCTTCACAACATCGGTGCGAATCAGGCAGAACGGCGCAAAATGGCTGAAGCGTTGCTGGAACGGGTCAGCCTGCCGAAAGGCGCATACAATAAATATCCTCATGAGTTCTCCGGCGGCCAGCGACAGCGGATTGCCATTGCCCGCTGTCTGACGCTGAAACCGGAAGTACTGATCTGTGATGAATCGGTCTCCGCACTGGATGTGTCCGTCCAGGCGCAGGTGCTGAATTTGCTTCAGGATTTACAGGATGAATATCAGCTCTCTTATCTGTTTATTTCGCATGACCTGTCTGTGGTGAAACATATCTCAGATCAGATTATGGTGATGCAAAAAGGCAAAGTGATTGAGATAGGCGATGCCGATGCGATTTACGCCAACCCGCAGGACGAATACACCCGGAATCTGATCAACGCCATTCCTCGGGATCCAATGCGTGGTAAAGCCTTACTTATTTAAAAATAATTTGGGTTTAAAAATCAGCTGGTTTGAAAATCTCTGTTTATTTCAATCGAACAGTGAAACAGATCAGTGAAACAAGATCAGATTGTCAGGTTAAAGCGGCTGAAATCCGATGAAGCCGCTCATCTGGATGTGTCTGGTGGCGCAAACAGACAAGGGCATTCAGGTTTCAGGTTTCAGGTATAGAAGCGT carries:
- the menD gene encoding 2-succinyl-5-enolpyruvyl-6-hydroxy-3-cyclohexene-1-carboxylic-acid synthase gives rise to the protein MNRLWSRILLEELSRLGVTEVCLAPGSRSTPLTLEADDNPKLNLHTHFDERGLGYLALGLAKASQQPVVIIVTSGTAVANLLPAIAESRLTGEKLVVLTADRPVELIDCGANQAIEQRGIFSQHVTRFVDLPSPSASIPPGWLLTTVDQAMFGQKLSGGAIHFNCPFPEPLYSDSHPSSDNPYFASVQDWLSCASPYSSQAMPPEVMTATIDPEMLQLRGLVIIGSLDLASSYRAEQFAQQLGWPVLCDSQSGVGSDWAYYDVWLQHPLLAQKLSECEVVIQFGSRLVSRRLNDWLQQQVSGGCQYIYVSPDKHRDNQFHLPQQQVIADICQWADNMNRHLLPGSGAGWADHLLPVIRLIPPVIRQVAEQSEHLSETAVAATLAELTPKADLFIGNSLIVRLVDMFVRHQNRAVFSNRGASGIDGVIATATGVQRYRKKPLILLMGDTSFLYDINSMALLGQSDVPFVIVVLNNDGGVIFDLLPVPADRKTALYQMPHGYQFRHAAAQFGWAYQQPQKLTDYTRAIETHLNSSKGGLLIEVVTPPEQVAGHIRQIVRHVKTL
- a CDS encoding isochorismate synthase, coding for MVALGQCYRFDDPAPAYSVISAGQRIWGGRSFDGGTDKSPGCPESFFFMPLVELIRDGDVWILAVNLSGNPLSSDQFSDNQFPGNQCSGNQSPGEQCSENQFCENQVPENQCCKNNSAESQFALNQSRAIDALEQLVMNVPELKPVKTGIQSVVHQPDEQQWCDLMDKALSKIQQGAFDKVVLARQSSYGLKTPVRAAQLLKASCRQNHHSFHFLLAVDGQRSFTGSTPERLYLRVGQSLETEALAGTTGRGQTPVQDQELADWLIHDDKNIQENQYVVDDIVDHLTPLSLEIDTVEQPRLIKLSRVQHLKRRIHARLKAGVNGVHLLSSLQPTAAVAGYPRPAAQAFIAQEEPFSRGWYAGAIGYISHEKAEFCVAIRSALIVGEQIRLYAGAGIVPGSVAKEEWQELNRKMSTLLSLMADDEQ
- a CDS encoding ABC transporter substrate-binding protein; translation: MIIKDKFFKAALLAAAITTSGSLYAAGPHGTLNVDIDGPATGFDPAKVGDNYSMQVVGNVYDTLLTYDYLARPVKLVPNVIESMPQITNGGKTYTFKIKPGIYFADDPAFKGKKRELVAADYVYSLKRILDKTINSPTNYLLAGKFVGADKLVKAAGNGPLNYDTKIEGIKALDKYTLQLNLKEPNFNFSVIMAMPSFGAVAREVIEANAANTNAHPVGTGPYTLSDWKPGNLISLTANPNFRHKVFDFKPDPSDPVSVKVAKEMHGKTIPQIKNINIHIIEEEQPAWLAFLNKQLDLSGIPQPAYKEALVMNPDNPQDVKLAKKFVDQGISLQRTKLLEITFYFFNMEDPVVGGYTPKKIALRRAIAMAYPRAETIARIRRGQATPVNYIIPEGVAGHNPNVTSAVQYNPAKANALLDAAGYKIGADGFRTQPDGSPLSVEMGTGTAAIDREWNEFWQQTFDAVKIKLTFKTGKWNELAKMNREGKLQMWGLAWFADYPDGDNFMQMFYGPNTGDSNWSGFNLPAVNKEYEASLKLPDGPERQKLYDKINKQVAQYQPFIMGDTRISSSVTHDYVHGYKKHPIIGSWRYMSLDEKK
- a CDS encoding ABC transporter permease, whose protein sequence is MLSYIIRRSWQMIPTLLGVMLLLFILYSLVGGDPSYILAGKSLNAEMLASIRAQLGLDKSLPEQFLIFIKQVLTMDFGTSWSTQQPVSEIIGNRVGPSVMLLLTWQIFSLFFSLLIAASVAYYNGSIYDRTVTILSTFAMSISILVYIIAGQYFLAYKLHWFPVFGWGDDLWENLLIYIPLPLLIGLTVSIAPDTRFYRTCFVEEINHDYVRTARAKGLPERKVILKHVMRNALIPIVTGVMSSLPYMITGSVLMERFFGIPGLGNEILKAVNNSDFPVIKAITIYLVIAIMIFNLLADLIYKLVDPRVKLK
- a CDS encoding ABC transporter permease, which produces MNSQTNELSLDAESTVSDAPARSLWRLGWQRLKKDKVGYISLFIVIFYLLLSLAGWMNLIGSDWREEIALPYAPPTFASWEKRGTEVKASSIQGVEQETLEADADDPLAALMAEADTNEDQYETETVQKADSLILGADGRGRDILQKTLKGTSVSVTVALFGSLCAIIIGTILGALAGYFGKWVDDLLMWFYSIFTSIPDMLLLLSFAVVFSRGIDTLIIIFGLTSWTYVFRIMRAEFMKHKDREYIQAADAIGAGHARKMFLHILPNVSHLLLVQFSILTVGMIKSEVVLSFLGFGVSITQTSWGSMLAEVPSELLQGYWWQMVTVTVFMSILVTAFSLLTDSMRDALDPKVK
- a CDS encoding ABC transporter ATP-binding protein, producing MNKPLLSVKNLKVDFRLEDGDLFHALKTISFTVPENTTVALVGESGSGKSVTSMALMGLLPVSNTLISEQSQIEFDGRDVLKMSKKELQTLRGSDVAMIFQEPMSSLNPVFSIGDQIIETLLEHKKISKKAARERAIELLTEVGLPDPANRLKAYPHELSGGQQQRVMIAMAIACEPKLLIADEPTTALDVTIQKQILELIADMQKKHQMSVLFITHDLGVVAEFADQVVVMRHGHICEQGDIKTIFTQPEHPYTKALLNCRPTLDYRPERLAVIDDFLQEGNYQMPAERSRGYKSDGDIVLDVKDLRKYFQIRTGLFSHRDLKAVDGVSFQLQRGKTLGIVGESGSGKSTVGHTIMRLFEPTSGQAFYRGDDLLSMTDEEFKPLKRRVQIIFQNPYASLNPRFTVGQILTEPMMLHNIGANQAERRKMAEALLERVSLPKGAYNKYPHEFSGGQRQRIAIARCLTLKPEVLICDESVSALDVSVQAQVLNLLQDLQDEYQLSYLFISHDLSVVKHISDQIMVMQKGKVIEIGDADAIYANPQDEYTRNLINAIPRDPMRGKALLI